In Melanotaenia boesemani isolate fMelBoe1 chromosome 18, fMelBoe1.pri, whole genome shotgun sequence, the sequence ACCATAAAAGTCATAATAAAATCAGGTTACCACTCACAACACACACAGCCAGCATTGTGCAGGCTTATGTATAGTTTAGgtagatttaaaaatgaacatgtgCATTTGTGTATATATAGACATTTTGCAAGCATAGCGGATGCATTTATGTCCAGTGTTAGTACAGCCTTCTAGCCTTGTCATAGGAAGTGTTCTACCAGTATGGTGTGCTGCACTTATCTGAATGATTCAAAACCCTAGGAGAGCCCTCAGCAGCTTGTCTCTGGAAGAGGCCTCTCAATGTTTAATGCAATGCAATGGGCACAAGCAGGTTGGAGGAAGGCCTTTCTAACAGAGAGCACAGACAAAAGCGCCGGAGGCGGATTAACCTGGCAAACATTTTCATCTTGACAATCTCTTAATACCATTGGAATCACTGTTTAATCATTGATACAGCACTGTATTTCTTCTTTAGCTCACCCCAGCCATAATTATGGTTGATGATAAGGCTGCTGATGTTGAATCAACAATGACTTGCTTATTTGCTCATAGACATGGATTTGTCTGAGGCTATACGTCCCTTTGTCCAGCAGCTTAAGACGTGTTAGCACaaatcttcatttattttcacagcATGTAAAGGGGGTTAACAAGGGGGTGTTTGAGAAGCAAGTATTTTACTCCCAGTGCTGCAAGCACCAGttcaataaagtatttattgGCTGAATATTTGCATAGCAGAGAACACTTTATCAAAATTAAAATCTCAGCACACTGCTGCAAACTGATTGATGATGTTGTTTGTACAGTAGATCTAATCCAGTGCAAGTCTAATCCTTTGTGAGCTCTGATATCAACCAAAGTTACAACATTACTTTGGAATTAACACAGAACCATTTTGGTATTTACAAATGAGATCATTACAGGCTGAGCCAAAACATAAAAGTCTGGCTCAGAAATGAAGCTGAACTTGTGGCCCagattcacattttacaggcacTGGGACCTCTTTAGTAGATCTAACCCAGATATGAAAGAGTGTCACTTTGCTGCTCCAAGACATAACACAGTATCTTCCAAAGATGTTGGGCCAATGTCCCAAAAATATGTCAAAATCCATTTCTAGCAGTGAGTACCAATTgccaaaaaaatcaaaaaaatatctgaaaagaTAAAGTTTTGTCAAACTGAACCGTTTAAGGGTTAATATTTTATGCAACAGCAAAAGCAATTCTAATGATCTCAGGCTAAGTTTGTTCCTCATGAATCTGTGCCAGTAACTGCAGATCAGGGTCAGCTGTCATAAATAATGGGTCACCAGCTACATGGCAGATAAATCAATAGGATTTCAGGATcaaaatgcattaataaaatCAGATTATGTGATCAGTGCCTGatcaatgtaaaaaatataaaggttTAAATAACCAGTGTTGGCAATGGTTGGCAGCTGATGCGTTTTAGAGCCTGTGGccacaataataaacaatttGTTTCAagtcatttatttctgttcttcaCTCTGCTACAACACGATCAAGTGACTATAGGAAGATAACGGATGGAAGAACTTGAAAATCAGTCTgacaatattaatttaaaatgggcTAAAATCAAACCTGATACTTGAAACATTAACACAGTACTCATAACAttcctttttattgtttaaaaaataaaaaaaactaaagctaAAGACTTTGCAAAGTGCCtagaaaataaaccaaagtgAATCTGGTCAGATTAAGGACATTTTGGTACACAATTTGCTCTGCCATCTCTCATGAGGTAGAGTATGatgttctatttttttcctaATCGGCCATACAAGAGAAAAATAAGCTCAGAAATGTTAGATTAGGTTGGCTTCCAGCCTTCGGTTGAAGCTAAAAATGTCCAGTGCCAGAAAATGTGCTTTTCTCAATATTTAGAgcgaaaaagagaaaagaataaccatttatttattttgtaggccatgtattttaaaagtgattcaaaataactgaaaaaatgagcatcaacttttttaaatgatttattctgTTATTCCGTTCATGAGTTTCTGAAGTGCTTTtcaacattcatttaaaaaacaaaaacaaaatcttctTCACTATAGGTGCAGTATATGACATTATAATGAGGCTTTCCATAGAGATTGACTATACAGACATACAATTTCAGCCATTTGGACCATAATCACATACACAACCACAGCTTCTCCTTAatccacacacacgcacacacactttcGGTAAGCCTTCTCAGTCAGCCATGTACATTTATCAAAGTCCCACATCCCCTTTGTTTGGTTTCAGCAGGTCATACGTGCCACACCGAACTCCAGACTGACAACAGCCGGCTCTTCTTTGGCGACGCCACTATTGTATGTCCCTTCCAGTTCTCCGTAGCTCTGCTTCCTGCTCCCGGTACCACTGCTGCCCTCCACCGTCCGCTCCGTGTCTGTGCTCTCCGTGGCCTCCTCGCCcacctcatcttcatcctcgtGATGCTGCACTTCTTTGTGGTTGATGGGTGCACCCAAAATGAGGGAGTCGGGCCGTGGGGGTAGGGGGTTGGAGCGCTGATCTCTGGTTGGAGGAGGCGCAAGGGGATCAGAGGTTGCGACGGGGGTCACGCCAAGCTGTTGGAGCCTCTGAATGCATTATGTAAAGATAACACAGAAAAGTTTAATTCAATcagtctttttaaaacattttttgataaaaaaaaaaaaaacattaactacAAGCAAACTAAACCTTTGGAAATACCATACACAAGGATGAAACATCCTTCTTGAAACACTccaaagaataagaaaaatctaaacaacaaacaatgacaaaaaattcAACTCAAAATTTTGGTACCTCAAGAGATTTGAGCTCTTATGTAACATATACCAAGAAGTAAAACGTGTTTGTTCAGGCTTACAGTTATTCTTAGCAAAAGCAAGGTGATGCAACATTTGAAACAGTGAAAAGTTTGCTCTTCCAGCCttgttataaaaataattacagtttCCACAGAGCCAAGTACTCTGAAAATTCAACTCTTTAGGTGCTGAATTTTTTTGAGAAAACGTTCAATTTTGATTGAAAGAATTCAAAATTCTGTAGCTTGGAAGGGGTTAGAGAAATGTTGAATATAACCTGAGTTTATGGTGGTCTTTCACATATTTAACAAGCAATGGCTGAGAAAGTACTTAATAGTGAAAAAGTGTTTTGATGTGTGCATTCTCTGTAATCTGCTCTGTATCACAGACTATGAATGGATCCTCATCATCTTTTAAACTCCATTTTCCTCATGAATTTTGAATTGAAATTCAATGCATTTGGAAATACGGTACACCCTCTAACTTAGCAACTAACAGAAATTCGGCCATGAGCTGCCCTTAGACTTTGCGGGCTAATGAATGGACTACTATGCATGAAAAGAAAGCAGCTTACAGTCTCCAGTGCATGCAGCGTGCTTTCTGTCTTGCGGCTGTTCTCTCTCAAAGTCAAAATGGTTTTGAGAATTGACTGCCGTGGGTGCATGGAACGGTCAAACTGGTGGTACATGTTCCTCCAGAACCTTGGAAGCACATGAGTACATGAAGATGAGGataaaattgattttttaaTTCAAACAGTTAATAATAATGCAGCAATAGCAGGCAGGTGAGGAAACCTGTACTGACTTGAAATGGTAGGGCATGCTGGACGGCTCCAGCACAGGATGGGCTTCAGAGAACGCAGGACTGTAGAACGGATTCAAGTAGTTCTGTTTTTCGCTCATTAGATATGCCCACAGCGAGTGAGTCCGCTCTCTCAACCTGGAATATCAGTTAAAAGACATCTAACATACATATTTACAGTCTGAATTTTAAAGTTTCCCTTACTTAATGCCACATTGATCTGTGAATCACatctattattatatattatacaattattattaacatatatattattttacagagtacagtttcagtttcagttgCACTTTCTGACACAGGATTTTCCCAATGTGTACAGTTCAGCACATTCATACTTATAGGAAGGACAAGTAAAGTCTGAAAATTGAGTTTtgtaaacaaagaataaaacaataaactgataaacaataaacacacacGTATTCATATTTGCTATTGTTATTTTTGGCTCATGTGCTGCAAACAACAGAGTAATTAACACAGCCAGATCAGATAATAGGACACATGGTGTGCTTGTTTACTTTCTATTCATCCTCACTGAAcagtgtcattttattttttctttcaccaggatgcaacacacaaaacacaacatttatttaaagtattaAAGCATCCACATTTCGGGATCTTTTTTACAAAGAGAGAGCATTTTAACCCACCCTTACTTCTAATTTAAAGATGggatttattttatgctttacaGTTGTCAGACTACGTTTGTTTGCAATTACAGCTGATTAAGGAGGTTTTTTTCTAGAAGCATTAGAGGCCTGTGTGTTACATGAAAGTTCTGTGGGTGGGCTGGACTTACTGCATCTCCtctctctgcttctgattgTTGCCGAGGAAGTTTCCATATTGGCAGGAGTGGACGTGTTCATGGATCTGTAGCAGGAACCACTCACTGAACTCAAAAGCCTGAGAAGAGCGTTTCATTAAATACACAATGCACTTTGCAAACAGGTATGTTTGTGTTGGCAATAAATGCAGTCTGTCAACACACCTGTGGAAACTGCTCAGTCAGTTGCCAGACACACTCCAGGAATTGAGTGAAGATAGGAGACACTTCCTTTGGATCCCCGTCCAATTGGTCACACCTTGCAAATGAATTAAGATATAACTTCATATGACATCAAATACATATAGGATACCCTAAAATGACAGCAATACAATAATGAATCCCTGCCTGATTCTCCGCAAACTTACCTGTCTGTAAACTTGTGACCAAAAGAGATCCAGTCTTTCTCTATCAGTACCTACAAGACAAATTAGTATAAAAAACAAGTTTAgcgcaacacacacacacacaggcatcaAAAACTTCAAGCGTTTGTGGGCCACACCATGAAGCCTTTGATAGTGCGATAGTAGGGGTCCATGAGCAGCGTCCCCAGGGAGCAGACTTGAGCTGTTCTGTCCCATCCATCAGAACAATGAACCAACACACTGACTCCTTCCACCGTCACAGCCTGAGGGATAACAACGTGAGCagacagcagaagaaaaactgagaaacaGTTCGTGTATGCGATCGATGTGAAGACAGGAAGTGAGCCAATATATAtttcaaaataatataattaccTTGCACAGAAAGATCGCTGCATCCACTATAGCCTTGATATGCCGCAACCAGCCGCTGCCTTCTAGTCCCACCAGGTAGTCGCTCATGGAAAGAGACCGAACCCCAACCACTGAGTGACAGAGTAATTATACATTCAGTTTCAGCTAAATATGCCCTTcttaatctatatttttttgGTGTGGCAGCAGCACCTTCTAGTAATTTCTGCAGGCTAGCCCTCATAACATGGATGTTTTCAATCCCAACAAACTGGAAGCGGATGTTGGAGTAGTTGTCCTTATTTTCGTAGCCTTTACCTGCAGCTCGGTTTGCCAGTGCATTCAACTGCAGGAAACAACAACACagacttaagaaaaaaaataaataaataaacaaaaacaatacaaaacatcttCTGGAATTCCCAGTGTTGTAAAATATTTGGCCGTAAATTTAGGCATGCATCAACCTTGTTTTTTATTCAGTAAAGATCTAAGCTAGGTTGTCACCAGCTCACCTTTGGCCTTGTATCCATGACATAAACAAACCGGCTGTTATTGGCCTTGCTGATGGCCTGCAGCATGCTCTCATCCTCAAGGCATCGTGCGCTGAACCCAGAAAGAGGTTGACTGCAGCGGCACACTGCTGCCTGCCACACAGTTCAAAGAGACACTTATTAGATAGATTATTCACAACATTGCAGTCATCACCTCTGTCCATTGGGATTACTATATTAACTACGTCTCCCATCAGTCTGTCAAAAAGCCAAACTGTCAATACACCTTGCCTTTTGTTCTGAATAACAAAACACATGGAGGACAATGTTTCAGCTATTCATCTATGAACACATTCAGAAGACATTCAGTTAAGACTTTctttaaaatccagtttttcaaGTTGAACACTTGACGCAGGAAAGTCCACACAGAATGCGAAACAAAAAACAGGCAGAGCTGCTTTCTGTATGCTTCTTTACAGGAAAATCAGAAATTAAACATGGTGTTTGTTCCAGATAAATGCTGAATGTTTCCTTTGTAGTGTAACACTTAGTTCAGCCAATTTTGCAACAGAAAGGTTCCACTGTAAACGATTCTGTCCAGATTTCTATCCTAATCTCATGGACCGGGATGAATAATTGCTAATCTTTTCTGTAACTTCTTCTAATGCAAAAGAATGTTTCAACTTAGATATAAATCTAAACAGAGTTGCAATAGGTTGGTTTATATTATATTCTTCCTTAAAActcctttctttttatctttttttatgatCTTTTCAAATGCCAAGAAGGTTAAAAAGCTCCATTACGCAATAATATTAAAAGTACCAGGTCAAGCTTATTAACATTTGAACATGAAAAGTCTCACATAGTAAATGTGTCTTTAGGTACCTTTTTCTCTTGATAGAAATATGTGAGGACAGGAAAGCGTCCTTTGCTTCTGAACTTGGAGCTTCCCACAATGATCGGCTTACTGGCTGTGATTGGAACGTAAAGGTCCCGTGGATATGTCTCACACACCtggcaaaaacacacacaaagtgtaTGCATCACAGACACAAAAGAGGCTGGCAGACATCACCTGCTGGTTTAGTATCATTATCAGTGTGGTCAATATTCAAATCACACACTGGACTCCATTTtgcaaataatatttttttaggtaattatttgtgttttattaaagttgTGCAACACAACTAGGTCATTCTGGAAAGAAGCTCTGCTTGTCTGTCATAACAGTGCTAAAACTGATATTTTGCATAAAAAGTGAAGTTctagcgccctctgctggacaaACCATGTATAATGTCTATAACGTTTTGTAATGGTCAACTGGTTTACTAAATAAGTCGTGCTTTTTTTGCACAATATTTACACAGAATGCAGCATAAGAACAATTATTTATTAGTTCAATTTAAGCCCAAATATAAACCTGAATGACATACCGTATGTATGGGCTTGGAGGCATTAAGTGAGCCTGTGATACTGACTGTTTCTAGCAAGTGATAACAAGTCCATGTTATCTTTGTGGGAGGTGGAGTTTATGACACATATAGATGGAAGCAAGGTTCAAAAACTGTCTGTCTTTACTGTGTTTATCTATCATGTATCTTAGgctaaaaagattaaaaagatttatGATTTCATATTCAGCTTGTCCTACTTATGTTgatataattttaaaagatCATACAGAGACATTGTCGAATACGTCTCAGAATATTTAAGATACACTGAAATTGTCAGAAATGTGAAGCACTGTGGTGCATCAGATCAGGAACATATAAGAGTTTAGCATCTACCTTATAGTCTCTGTTGACATCAGTCATCTGCCACTGGTCACAGGGGACGCCCATCCTCTCAAACTCCGCCCCCAGGTCAATGAGCTGCCATCCTTCCTCTCTTTGCTGGTCGTTCTGTTTGGGGTTGTAGGAGAACGCATAGAGCTCCTCGAAGTTTACTGCaataagatggaaaaaatgCCTCAAATATATGTAGTATATATAATTTTTCAGAAATGACAAGATATAGAAACAGCCAAACAGATACATGAGAGATGAACAATGGTACTAAGATGTCCATGAAGGgcagataaaaacacacagcttGACACAGACACAATGAAAGCCACCTGGTCGTAGAAGACACAGCAGTGAGCTGTAGATGTCGTGgcagtctctctctctttgtaccACGAAATGAACCACCCTGAAGTTACGACAGTGAATGACCAGAGGACAGCCTACGGTGGTTAGACTTCGCTTCTCCACAGAGGCGATATGGTGGTGCAAAATCTggagaaaaaggagagagaagcgGATTATTTTCAGAGGAGGCTGGTAATAATTTACTGTGTAAAGGAATTTTTGTATATTGATGGCATATAAACATAACAAGACACCCCGCTTCTTGGTAACTGTGCCTCCCACGTCAAAGTAATAGTAGTACCCAAGACGCATGACCCAATCTGGTGACTCCACAAACTCCTAAGAGCGTTATCCTTTCAAGAACCATAAAATTTTTTTATCCTGACAGTACTGCAGTGCCAAGTACAACAGGTCACAGATCTTCTCCAAAAGATACACAAAAGGAAACATTCATGTTTATTCTGGATTTGTTCAACTGTTTCAACATCTTAATATCATAAAGTTTAGAGGATAAGAAGTTCAAATATAGcgcattataataataattagtgaATGCAGATTGAGACCCCAAGCCATGGGAAATCATTAAAATGCACATTCATCTGAATTGGTAATTATAAGtaaaacacactgacacaaataggaaatacacacacatacacacaatctAAATGCTGATCTCACCAGCTGTTGAGACAGACAGTAACTTCActgctgtttaatattttatgagGCACCATAACATTCTGACTACACTCATCCAGAGTGATCATAAAATGACTtcacaacacacacaggaaCCAGCAGGCTTGGAGGGGCAAAAAATACactcaaacataaaaaacaaggtAAAAATGAGTTTCCTTTACTCAGCAAAGAAGTAGGAAGGATGTTGAGGATGAGGTCAAGACCCAGAATGTGCTTCACACAGCATTTTGAACCACACAAACCTCTTTATCGTGCAAAGTAGAGCACTGGTTTAACAGCACTACATAATAGGATTAAAAAAGAGCAGCGATGCAGCATTCATTAAGAAAAACACTGTTTAACAAAGTATGTAAACTGGCAAACTAGATGATATGAATGAAAATTTTACCACAATTAATTTAGCATTGGAAACAAAACCAAGCATATCAAGGGTTCTTATTTCATTACGTGCACCTAATTTCTTCAAGAAAAATTCTCCATAATTTCCTGTCTCGGATGGCTGCTCTGTGCTGACGGCCCCCCTACTTTAAACTCTTGATTATCTTCCATGCTTCTCTTATATCCCAGCACTGCTGCTGCATTTACCATTGCGACATAAAAAGGCAGCAAAACATCAGTGAACTGTGTCACACTGCTGCTGCTAGACAGGACTGATCAAGTTGTCACAATGCTACAACTGTGATCCTCTTTCATGTCGAGGTTGAAAACATGCATACACttcacaagcacacacacaaacctaaCAGGATGCCCTGCAACTCTTTAATGGGGATTTCGAAACTCTACCCTACTTCCTCCAACCATACACAGGTTtgcatttctctctctttcctaacacaacactaacacacacaagtGCACTTTCCCAGAATGCACACTTAGGCAAAAGCAGCATCACACCAGAGCTCCAGCTTCAGTACACAGGGCATTCATGTTCATCTGAAACATTCGTGGAAATCTTGACTTTTAGatatgtacgtctgtcttttgCACATTTTCACCTGATACAGGTGGACATACAACACTGACAGAATAGTCACCACAAGATCTACTCACCCAGACCTCCTGTCCAGCAGAGGTTGAACTGTTAGAGCTGCTCTCCACAAAGATGAGATGTGTGGCTGTGAGGTACAATGTGCCATTGGTGGATTTGTTGCTGAAGCGATCCACCAGCTGCACCTGCTCCACCTGCAAAGATACAAGTGCATGCCAGCGATAACTAAACGATGAGCAGTAAggctggcttttttttttttttttttggtgtctgTAAACAGGACACGATAAAAAGAGAAGAGATAGGAATGACAGCTTATGCAAAATTACTGTAAACTATACTTTGCACCGCATCTAGCTGGCACATCACACAACACTGACCACCTGGCTTTTACAACCATTTGGCAGATCTTCTGTCACTGAAGTCACAAATGATTTCTGAACATGGGAGAAAAGGAATAATGATGGCCATGCCAGTAAAATCCCACAGCTTTTATACATAAACAGTCAGCTTcttaattttactgtttttaagttttaccAGCCTATTCAAAAGCACACAGACAGTTATTGTTAGAGAAACATATGAGGAGAAAATCTACAAAAGTCACACATTTTCCATTAAAGTACTGTGGGATTCCTGGGTTCCTGCTGTTGCTACTAATTGTCTACATTCATGGGTCATCACATTAACGGTCCTTCTGTTGACTCAGACATCCTCTTCCTTCTTGTAGTTTTCCTGTTGTTCTCAGATATGATGCAACAACTAACCCTGTTTCTGTTTCCAAGCAACCTGAGATTCGCAGTTCTGTTATCAGCAGGCTTCTTAcaacaaacaggaagtcagaaGTGTGTGAGGTAAGGAGTGGGTtgataaaagaaggaaacatGAGATGTGAGTCTCTTAGGAAAGTAAACTATTGATGCAAAccacttttctttaaaatagcTGGACAGTCCCATATGTATATGTGCCCCAGTAGGGGACACATATATTTGTGGGGTTGCAATACTGTCCTATACTGTCTCGGGAAACTATGAGGACCGGTTATAATGGGGACACACCCTGTCTGCAGGTGATCACACCCACCTAAACCTTGCAAAGTACACAAAGAACTGTGTGTACTCTGTGGTCGGGTAcgattgtttttaaaatctcaaAAATTGTGTCACACTATTGTTTAACTAGTTATTTCAACATCTTTGGTCTCAGAAGTAAACATATTAGAAAAGATTCATTAGTCTCATATCCTACGTATCCACCTAAATCAGAATTAGTGCAGTCCATATATATTTGGATGTTGACACGTTATTTACTGTGCTGGATTTGTACACTGATATAAtgtatttaaagataaaattgCAGCCCAACCTTTATATTAAACCTGTAAAATTCCACTTCCATATTGTGAAATTCGATTTTataagttaaaaagaaatatgcaCAATTAAGCTTGAAACTGAGGTTCACAACCAGAAGACAGCACCAGCCATCTGTCGTCTTTTGAAGCAGGACAAGCCTGTCGGGCCTGCACTGCAGCACCAATCTGTCTTTGCCTTTCTGAATGAGTTTACGTTTAATCAGGTCTTCTGTAAGTGATTTGGAAGTCAAGCAGTGAACAAAAATGCCACTCTTTGGCACAGATTTGAATAACGGACCATGTGATAAAACTGCTagtctacaaaaaaaaaaaaaacaaacaaacaaacaaacaaacaaaaacaaaacaaaacactgcagaTTAACAATAGTCACTTGTGACACAGTTAGCTCTGTGTCGGACAGGCCCATCAATGTCTGGTTTTAAAGTAGCTTGGTGTCTCTTGGTAGCGTTCGCTCACACAAGTCATTTACTGACTTGACAGAGTGACACAAACTAAATCAATAACAGGGCGTAGTCAATACATCGACATTGAGCCTTAGTGTAAAAAGGCCAGTCGAGGGCAGtgaagggaaaaacaaaacaaaacaaacagttcATTGATGCTCATCACGTCTGAGACTTGGAGCTTCTGGCGACACCTGCTAGCCACCATGCTACTAGATATATCAACAAGCAAGCACTGTGACAGATGGAAAAACGCAGCGACATTCAAGCACTGCGAAAatacttttgaaaaaaaagaaaaaaagagagacatgGCCGAGTTGGTGACTGTATCCAATCCATTTTATTAGCAAGAAAATGTTAGCTACCTTAGGCGTTCGGATATGTTCCATTTCTCCGAGTCTAAGCAGCTGTCAGTGCCTTCGAGGTTTCAAACGACACCTTCTTGTAGCATTGATAATATGATTTCTTCAAATGCAGCGAATTCCTCCTATACTTTTTCGGTGGCAGACGATATGTGTTTATTGTCAATTATTTCACTCCTCCATCCGTGTAAAAGTTGCTGCAATTACACGAATAATGTAGAATGTATATTGTCAAAACAAAAGCTAGGAAgctattaaaataaacacagcacCTATTTAAATTCAAATTGTGCTTTAAAAAGTATTTGAAAATTCAATACTCTACTTGTATTAGATTTTGAAAACACATAAGGATTATTTACGTAGTCCACGAGCAAAATTGTCTCTTTTATTTTGACAGAAAGACCGGGACCAAATTTGTGGTCTTTTCCGTTGTTGTGTGGCTATTTACAATTCACCCAATGCGCCGTCAGTCACAGGTTAGCACTTCGCGCATGCGTGAGGCGTCCCGGGACCAACTGACCGGTTTCAAACCCCAAAGAATGATGGTAAACGTAGTTTAGAAAAGATTACCCGAAATGCAATAGCACTCGGAAAATACCAGGCGGGGAATAAGAAAACCCATGCGGGAAGTGACCCTGCGATATTTGATAGTGTTGAAAAGCTAAGAAAAGATTAATAGATTGGGAAACGGCGAAAGGCTGTAGTGGAAACGgtccttatttatttagaagACCGTAGACTTCTGTACAAGCATGGTTTGAACAAAGATACGTAAGCGGCTTTGGCCCTCACGCGGGCAGGAAGGCTAACTGGCATTTGACGCCGTGTTGCGTTAACTAACTCCATATAGCTTATACATACTAAATGCGTGCCTATTAGGAAAAAAATGTCGGGCTTTAACTTTGGATCGGGGACCCTTGGCTCCACCAACACGGGGGGAGGATTCACATTTGGGGCAGTTACCAGGTAATGATGAATTTCATATAGCCGACTTGGCTAACATTAGCCTAGCTTTACGTTATTAGGTAACAAAATGTGCGTGGCTTGATAATAGCTGACCTGTAAATTGATGTGTTTGAGACATACTTTAGTAAAGAACACTATTGTGTGATGAAAGTTCCCGTATGAAAGTGTTTGCCCCCACCTCATTggaataattgtttttaaaatagcatCCCTGAGGTGGTGTTGATCATCCGCACCTGGATAATTTAGTGTTATTACTAATTGTATATTATATTAAACAACCCAAACGTCTTTGGCAAATACGGGTTTTGTGAATGTGCAGACAATTTTTAAGCCAAAAGCTGTAATTGAATTCTATTCTGTTTAGTGCGCCTGCGGCCAGTACTGGTGGCTT encodes:
- the mtmr6 gene encoding myotubularin-related protein 6, with protein sequence MEHIRTPKVEQVQLVDRFSNKSTNGTLYLTATHLIFVESSSNSSTSAGQEVWILHHHIASVEKRSLTTVGCPLVIHCRNFRVVHFVVQRERDCHDIYSSLLCLLRPVNFEELYAFSYNPKQNDQQREEGWQLIDLGAEFERMGVPCDQWQMTDVNRDYKVCETYPRDLYVPITASKPIIVGSSKFRSKGRFPVLTYFYQEKKAAVCRCSQPLSGFSARCLEDESMLQAISKANNSRFVYVMDTRPKLNALANRAAGKGYENKDNYSNIRFQFVGIENIHVMRASLQKLLEVVGVRSLSMSDYLVGLEGSGWLRHIKAIVDAAIFLCKAVTVEGVSVLVHCSDGWDRTAQVCSLGTLLMDPYYRTIKGFMVLIEKDWISFGHKFTDRCDQLDGDPKEVSPIFTQFLECVWQLTEQFPQAFEFSEWFLLQIHEHVHSCQYGNFLGNNQKQREEMQLRERTHSLWAYLMSEKQNYLNPFYSPAFSEAHPVLEPSSMPYHFKFWRNMYHQFDRSMHPRQSILKTILTLRENSRKTESTLHALETRLQQLGVTPVATSDPLAPPPTRDQRSNPLPPRPDSLILGAPINHKEVQHHEDEDEVGEEATESTDTERTVEGSSGTGSRKQSYGELEGTYNSGVAKEEPAVVSLEFGVARMTC